The following are from one region of the Salvelinus fontinalis isolate EN_2023a unplaced genomic scaffold, ASM2944872v1 scaffold_0024, whole genome shotgun sequence genome:
- the LOC129842236 gene encoding collagen alpha-2(V) chain-like, translating to MAGDRLGRLGQTGTDWDDWDRLGPSGTDWDRLGPTGTTGTTGTTGTDWDRLGRLGPTGTTGTTGTDWDDWDRLGRLGRLGQTGTDWDRLVPTGTDWDDWDDWDDWDVWDRLGPTGTDWDDWDRLGRLGRLGPTWTDWDDWDRLGRLGQTGTDWDDWDRLGRLVPTGTTGTDWYRLGPSGTTGTDWYRLGPSGTTGTTGTDWDDWDRLGRLGPTGTDWYRLGPSGTTGTTGTDWDRLGRLGRLGPTGTVWDDWDDWDRLGRLGPTGTTGTTGTDWDDWDDWDRLGPSGTDWDDWDRLGQTGTTGTVWDDWDDWDDWDRLGPTGTTGTTGTDWDDWDDWDRLGRLGPTGTTGTTGTDWDRLGQTGTDWDDWDRLGRLGRLGRLGRLGRLGPTGTDWDRLGRLGRLGPTGTTGTTWDRLGRLGQTGTDWDDWDRLGRLGRLVPTGTTGTDWYRLGPSGTTGTTGTTGTDWDDWDRLVPTGTIWDDWDDWDDWDRLGRLGQTGTTGTDWDRLVPTGTIWDDWDDWDGLGPTGTDWDDWDDWDRLGPTGTTGTVWDDWDRLGRLGRLGQTGTTGTTGTDWDRLGPTGTTGTTGTVWDRLGRLGPSGTTGTTGTVWDDWDDWDDWDDWDRLGQTGTTGTDWDDWDDWDDWDRLGPTGTDWDDWDDWDRLGRLGQTGTIPAELQKQASSGMQGALSPQPPTVSPEPPAPSPQPSALNPQRPAPSPQPSTPNPQPSALNPQPPDLSRQPSTPSPQPPAPSPQPSTPNPQPLAPSPHPQPSTPSPQTSAVSPQPPAPSPQPPALNPQPPAPSPQPSTPSHQPSTPSPQPPAPNPQPPALNPQPPALNPQTSAVSPPSPQPSTPRPQPSTPSPQTSALNPQPSALNPQPPDLSPQPPTLTLSPQSSDLSSQTSALNPQSPALNLQPLAPSPQSSDLRPQPTDLSPQPPALSPQTSSLSPQPSSLNPQPSLSLQPSALRPQPSTLSPQTSALSPQPSSLNSQPSLSPQPSTLSP from the exons ATGGCTGG ggaccgactgGGACGACTGGGACAGACTGGGACCGACTGGGACGACTGGGACCGTCTGGGACCGTCTGGGACCGACTGGGACCGACTGGGACCGACTGGGACGACTGGGACGACTGGGACGACTGGGACCGACTGGGACCGACTGGGACGACTGGGACCGACTGGGACGACTGGGACGACTGGGACCGACTGGGACGACTGGGACCGACTGGGACGACTGGGACGACTGGGACAGACTGGGACCGACTGGGACAGACTGGTACCGACTGGGACCGACTGGGACGACTGGGACGACTGGGACGACTGGGACGTCTGGGACCGACTGGGACCGACTGGGACCGACTGGGACGACTGGGACCGACTGGGACGACTGGGACGACTTGGACCGACTTGGACCGACTGGGACGACTGGGACAGACTGGGACGACTGGGACAGACTGGTACCGACTGGGACGACTGGGACCGACTGGGACGACTGGTACCGACTGGGACGACTGGGACAGACTGGTACCGACTGGGACCATCTGGGACGACTGGGACAGACTGGTACCGACTGGGACCATCTGGGACGACTGGGACGACTGGGACCGACTGGGACGACTGGGACAGACTGGGACGACTGGGACCGACTGGGACAGACTGGTACCGACTGGGACCATCTGGGACGACTGGGACGACTGGGACGGACTGGGACCGACTGGGACGACTGGGACGACTGGGACCGACTGGGACCGTCTGGGACGACTGGGACGACTGGGACCGTCTGGGACGACTGGGACCGACTGGGACGACTGGGACGACTGGGACAGACTGGGACGACTGGGACGACTGGGACCGACTGGGACCGTCTGGGACCGACTGGGACGACTGGGACCGTCTGGGACAGACTGGGACGACTGGGACCGTCTGGGACGACTGGGACGACTGGGACGACTGGGACCGACTGGGACCGACTGGGACGACTGGGACGACTGGGACCGACTGGGACGACTGGGACGACTGGGACCGACTGGGACGACTGGGACCGACTGGGACGACTGGGACGACTGGGACAGACTGGGACCGACTGGGACAGACTGGTACCGACTGGGACGACTGGGACCGACTGGGACGACTGGGACGACTGGGACGACTGGGACGACTGGGACGTCTGGGACCGACTGGGACCGACTGGGACCGACTGGGACGACTGGGACGACTGGGACCGACTGGGACGACTGGGACGACTTGGGACAGACTGGGACGACTGGGACAGACTGGTACCGACTGGGACGACTGGGACCGACTGGGACGACTGGGACGACTGGTACCGACTGGGACGACTGGGACAGACTGGTACCGACTGGGACCATCTGGGACGACTGGGACGACTGGGACGACTGGTACCGACTGGGACGACTGGGACAGACTGGTACCGACTGGGACCATCTGGGACGACTGGGACGACTGGGACGACTGGGACCGACTGGGACGACTGGGACAGACTGGGACGACTGGGACCGACTGGGACAGACTGGTACCGACTGGGACCATCTGGGACGACTGGGACGACTGGGACGGACTGGGACCGACTGGGACGGACTGGGACGACTGGGACGACTGGGACCGACTGGGACCGACTGGGACGACTGGGACCGTCTGGGACGACTGGGACCGACTGGGACGACTGGGACGACTGGGACAGACTGGGACGACTGGGACGACTGGGACCGACTGGGACCGTCTGGGACCGACTGGGACGACTGGGACGACTGGGACCGTCTGGGACAGACTGGGACGACTGGGACCGTCTGGGACGACTGGGACGACTGGGACCGTCTGGGACGACTGGGACGACTGGGACGACTGGGACGACTGGGACCGACTGGGACAGACTGGGACGACTGGGACCGACTGGGACGACTGGGACGACTGGGACGACTGGGACCGACTGGGACCGACTGGTACCGACTGGGACGACTGGGACGACTGGGACCGTCTGGGACGACTGGGACAGACTGGGACCATCCCTGCTGAGCTTCAGaaacaagccagcagtgggatgcagggcg ccctcagccctcaaccCCCAACCGTCAGCCCTGagcccccagcccccagccctcagccctcagccctcaaccCCCAGCGCCcagcccccagccctcagccctcaaccCCCAACCCCCAGCCATCAGCCCTCAACCCCCAGCCCCCAGACCTCAGCCGTCAGCCCTCaacccccagcccccagcccccagcccccagccctcagccctcaaccCCCAACCCCCAGCCCCTagcccccagccctca cccccagccctcaACCCCCAGCCCCCAGACCTCAGCCGTCAGCCCTCaacccccagcccccagcccccagcccccagccctcaACCCCCAACCCCCAGCccctagccctcagccctcaaccCCCAGCCACCAGCCCTCAACCCCCAGCCCTCAACCCCCAGCCCCCaacccccagcccccagccctcaacccccagcccccagccctcaACCCCCAGACCTCAGCCGTCAGCC cccccagccctcagccctcaaccCCCAGACCTCAGCCCTCAACCCCCAGCCCCCAGACCTCAGCCCTCAACCCCCAACCCTCAGCCCTCAACCCCCAGCCCCCAGACCTCAGCCCTCAACCCCCAACCCTCA ccctcagccctcaatCCTCAGACCTCAGCTCCCAGACCTCAGCCCTCAACCCCCAATCCCCAGCCCTCAACCTTCAGCCCTTAGCCCCCAGCCCTCAATCCTCAGACCTCAGACCTCAGCCCACAgacctcagccctcagcccccagctctTAGCCCCCAGACCTCTtccctcagcccccagccctcATCCCTCAACCCTCAGCCCTCCCTCAGCCTCCAACCCTCAGCCCTCAGGCCTCAGCCCTCAACCCTCAGCCCCCAGACATCAGCCCTTAGCCCCCAGCCCTCATCCCTCAACTCTCAGCCctccctcagcccccagccctcAACCCTCAGCCCTTAG